One region of Yersinia bercovieri ATCC 43970 genomic DNA includes:
- the flk gene encoding flagella biosynthesis regulator Flk: MQPLNGPGAPLASDRNVAPTKMTHQGQVDDQALTPAQRTTLEKLIVRIMALSPIKSAEIWAALRHDLSLSSTSDLLARHFQPAEQLLQTRLLQTQENHANHQLRQQLTELLPQGNNRQAVSDFIRQNFGHTVLSQLSHFELQQVLVLLQSGTLNIPQPQLTTITDRPLLPAEQQNIQSLVAKLSAVTGEQPAKIWQALFDMVGVKSSDPLPARHFQILSQFLQTKVALSQQTAPTLVNLQTALKQPATAQEQQLLLDYSQNRFQASPSTPLTQAQLNDIINVLFSARLDRANAAQNLAEDQKILQPLINPMIVALPQSVQNLLQKPSLVIVAVAIVIACLLVIFL, from the coding sequence ATGCAACCTTTGAACGGCCCAGGTGCCCCCCTTGCCAGTGATCGCAATGTCGCACCGACCAAGATGACCCATCAGGGCCAAGTGGACGATCAGGCACTGACTCCTGCTCAACGCACCACACTGGAAAAACTGATTGTGCGGATTATGGCTCTCAGCCCGATTAAGTCAGCCGAGATCTGGGCCGCCCTGCGTCACGATTTATCCCTTAGCAGCACCAGTGATTTGCTCGCTCGCCACTTCCAGCCAGCGGAACAACTACTGCAAACTCGCCTATTGCAGACACAGGAAAATCACGCCAATCACCAGTTACGCCAACAACTGACTGAACTGCTGCCGCAGGGTAATAATCGACAGGCGGTGAGCGACTTTATTCGCCAGAATTTTGGTCACACAGTATTAAGCCAGTTAAGCCATTTCGAATTACAGCAAGTATTAGTGCTGCTGCAATCCGGCACGCTAAATATTCCGCAGCCACAGCTGACCACCATAACTGACCGGCCACTATTACCGGCAGAACAGCAAAATATTCAATCGCTGGTGGCAAAACTCAGTGCCGTCACCGGCGAACAGCCGGCAAAAATATGGCAAGCGCTATTTGATATGGTGGGGGTGAAAAGTAGTGACCCGCTACCAGCGCGCCATTTCCAGATCCTCAGTCAGTTTTTGCAGACTAAAGTGGCTCTTAGCCAGCAAACTGCGCCGACACTGGTTAATCTGCAAACCGCGCTAAAACAGCCCGCCACTGCGCAAGAGCAGCAGTTATTGCTCGATTATAGCCAGAACCGCTTTCAGGCCAGCCCCTCGACGCCACTGACACAAGCGCAGCTGAACGATATTATCAATGTGCTATTTTCCGCCCGATTAGACCGGGCCAATGCGGCACAAAATTTAGCCGAAGACCAAAAAATCCTACAGCCACTGATTAACCCAATGATTGTCGCATTACCGCAATCAGTACAAAACTTACTGCAAAAACCGTCACTGGTGATTGTCGCGGTAGCCATAGTGATCGCCTGTTTACTAGTAATATTCCTATAA
- a CDS encoding sensor domain-containing diguanylate cyclase yields MSHNQSDQKLKIADLNERVVHEILEVISDGIWDWNANNGFVYRNSGWYEMLGYPVHAFENTVHTWEKIIHPDDFERVMFQFDAYINNQSERYQIEYRCRTHEGDYIWIEDRGKVIERNRDGSVSRMIGAHRNIHDKKHRLEKLELKNKTLEALVEERTSELRKINYQLQQQLDIKKSLSETDVLTSAANRYLLEKVLKHEYNRAKRFCQPLSLLSLDLDNFKFINDQYGHSVGDLTLTHIVDVIRNNIREIDVLGRWGGDEFMIVLPNTQLNEAKTIAEEIRQLIEVMPVDGNIHVTMSLGVVELAQNEAQEQLLIRADKMLYNAKAAGKNVIRG; encoded by the coding sequence ATGAGCCATAATCAAAGTGATCAGAAGCTGAAGATTGCCGATTTAAACGAGCGCGTTGTTCATGAAATACTGGAAGTAATAAGTGATGGTATCTGGGATTGGAATGCAAACAATGGATTTGTTTACCGTAATTCCGGTTGGTATGAAATGCTGGGATACCCTGTTCATGCATTTGAAAATACAGTACATACGTGGGAAAAAATTATCCATCCCGATGATTTTGAGCGGGTCATGTTTCAGTTTGATGCCTATATTAATAATCAGTCCGAAAGATACCAGATAGAGTATCGCTGCCGGACTCATGAGGGCGACTATATCTGGATTGAAGATCGCGGCAAAGTGATTGAACGTAATCGCGATGGTTCGGTATCAAGGATGATCGGGGCTCACCGGAATATTCATGATAAAAAACATCGCCTTGAAAAGTTAGAGCTAAAAAACAAAACGCTGGAAGCATTAGTTGAAGAGCGAACGTCAGAGTTACGTAAAATCAATTACCAGCTACAGCAGCAATTAGATATCAAAAAAAGCCTTTCCGAAACCGATGTATTAACCTCAGCCGCCAACCGCTATTTACTGGAGAAAGTTCTGAAGCATGAATATAACCGTGCTAAGCGATTTTGCCAGCCGCTATCATTGCTTTCGCTGGATTTAGATAATTTTAAATTTATTAATGACCAATATGGCCACTCTGTCGGGGATTTAACGCTGACACATATTGTTGATGTGATTAGGAATAATATTAGGGAAATCGACGTTTTGGGCCGTTGGGGGGGCGATGAATTTATGATCGTGTTACCGAACACGCAATTAAACGAGGCTAAAACCATTGCTGAGGAGATCAGACAGCTCATTGAGGTAATGCCGGTGGATGGCAATATTCACGTGACAATGAGCTTGGGCGTGGTCGAGTTGGCGCAAAATGAAGCGCAGGAGCAATTATTAATCCGCGCGGATAAAATGCTTTATAACGCCAAGGCTGCGGGTAAAAATGTTATTAGAGGCTGA
- the fabB gene encoding beta-ketoacyl-ACP synthase I — translation MKRAVITGLGIVSSIGNNQQEVLASLQEGRSGITFAQEFKDAGMRSHVWGDVKLAAEPKDLIDRKVLRFMSDASIYAYLAMQEAIADSGLSDEQVSNFRSGLVVGSGGGSPRNQVAGSDAMRTPRGLKGVGPYMVTKAMASGVSACLATPFKIKGVNYSISSACATSAHCIGHALELIQLGKQDVVFAGGGEELCWEMACEFDAMGALSTKYNETPTKASRTYDQDRDGFVIAGGGGMVVVEELEHALARGAHIYAEIVGYGATSDGADMVAPSGEGAVRCMQMAMEGVDTPIDYMNVHGTSTPVGDVKELGAIREVFGDNTPAISSTKAMTGHSLGAAGVHEAIFSLLMVEHGFIAPSINIENLDEQAAGMNIVTKPTQRELTTVMSNSFGFGGTNATLVMRKYQQ, via the coding sequence ATGAAGCGTGCAGTCATTACTGGCTTGGGTATTGTCTCCAGCATTGGTAATAACCAGCAGGAAGTTCTGGCATCTTTGCAGGAAGGCCGTTCTGGCATTACTTTCGCTCAGGAATTTAAAGACGCAGGTATGCGCAGCCATGTCTGGGGCGATGTAAAACTCGCCGCTGAGCCAAAAGATCTCATTGATCGCAAAGTGCTGCGTTTTATGAGCGACGCCTCAATTTATGCTTACCTTGCGATGCAAGAAGCGATTGCAGACTCTGGTTTGTCGGATGAGCAGGTCTCTAATTTCCGTAGTGGGCTGGTTGTTGGTTCTGGTGGTGGTTCTCCCCGCAACCAGGTGGCCGGCTCTGATGCCATGCGTACCCCCCGCGGCCTGAAAGGCGTAGGCCCTTACATGGTGACAAAAGCCATGGCGTCTGGTGTCTCCGCTTGTCTGGCAACACCCTTTAAAATCAAAGGGGTGAACTACTCCATCAGCTCCGCTTGCGCAACTTCTGCCCACTGTATTGGCCACGCTTTGGAGCTGATCCAACTGGGCAAACAGGATGTGGTCTTTGCCGGTGGTGGGGAAGAACTGTGCTGGGAGATGGCCTGTGAGTTCGACGCGATGGGCGCATTGTCGACCAAATACAATGAAACGCCAACCAAAGCTTCCCGTACTTATGATCAAGACCGCGATGGTTTTGTGATTGCAGGCGGTGGTGGCATGGTGGTGGTTGAAGAGCTGGAACATGCTCTGGCCCGTGGTGCACACATTTATGCTGAAATTGTTGGCTACGGTGCCACCTCTGACGGTGCCGACATGGTGGCACCATCAGGTGAAGGTGCAGTTCGCTGCATGCAGATGGCAATGGAAGGTGTGGATACTCCAATCGACTACATGAATGTACACGGCACTTCTACACCGGTTGGTGATGTGAAAGAGCTGGGCGCGATTCGTGAAGTATTCGGTGATAACACGCCAGCTATCTCCTCAACCAAAGCGATGACCGGTCACTCTCTGGGGGCCGCAGGTGTCCATGAAGCTATTTTCAGCCTGTTGATGGTTGAGCACGGTTTTATCGCACCAAGCATCAATATTGAAAATCTGGATGAGCAAGCGGCGGGGATGAATATCGTCACCAAGCCAACTCAACGTGAACTGACCACGGTGATGTCTAACAGCTTTGGTTTTGGTGGGACTAACGCCACCCTGGTTATGCGTAAATACCAGCAATAA
- the mnmC gene encoding bifunctional tRNA (5-methylaminomethyl-2-thiouridine)(34)-methyltransferase MnmD/FAD-dependent 5-carboxymethylaminomethyl-2-thiouridine(34) oxidoreductase MnmC, translating to MSQAPIQTATLSWNEQGTPVSEQFDDIYFSNDDGLEETHYVFLKGNGFPARFAQHPRDNCIFAETGFGTGLNFLTLWRDFAQFKQQNPTAKLQRLHYISFEKYPLQIADLAAAHARWPELATFAEQLRAQWPLPLAGCHRILLAEGAITLDLWFGDVNTLLPQRDASLNNQVDVWFLDGFAPAKNPDMWNDTLFSSMARMARSGGTFATFTAAGFVRRGLQQAGFEVAKVKGFGQKREMLTGTLPQSLDTQCAPWYHRPSAAHGDDIAIVGGGIVTALTALALQRRGAKVTLYCADTQPAQGASGNRQGALYPLLNGKNDALEAFFTSAFTFARRQYDQLIEQGIRFDHQWCGVSQLAFDEKSRGKIDKMLQSQWPEALAQGMNREQLSALAGLDCAHDGIHYPAGGWLCPSDLTIALIALGQQNGMVCHYQHELQQLAQIDGQWQLTFAQAAKQHATVILATGHRLPEWEQTRHLPLSAVRGQVSHIPTTPVLSQLRQVLCYDGYLTPVNPANQHHCIGASYQRGDVATDFRADEQQENRDRLLRCLPQVSWPQQVDISDNQARCGVRCAIRDHLPMVGAVPEYAATLAQYQDLPRKIQHGDEIAPAPVWPELFMVGALGSRGLCSAPLVAEILAAQIFGEPLPLDASTLAALNPNRFWIRKLLKGRPVQQS from the coding sequence GTGAGCCAAGCGCCAATCCAAACTGCAACATTAAGCTGGAATGAACAGGGTACACCTGTATCGGAACAGTTTGATGACATCTATTTTTCTAATGACGATGGGCTGGAAGAGACGCACTATGTTTTTCTCAAGGGCAACGGCTTTCCGGCACGTTTTGCCCAACACCCACGGGATAACTGCATTTTTGCTGAAACCGGCTTTGGTACTGGGTTGAATTTTCTGACATTATGGCGCGATTTTGCCCAATTTAAGCAGCAAAATCCCACCGCCAAACTTCAGCGTTTGCACTATATCAGCTTCGAGAAATACCCCCTACAGATCGCCGATTTGGCGGCTGCCCATGCACGCTGGCCGGAACTGGCGACCTTTGCCGAACAGTTGCGAGCGCAATGGCCCCTGCCCCTTGCTGGCTGCCACCGTATTTTGCTGGCTGAAGGGGCTATCACGCTGGATTTGTGGTTTGGTGATGTCAATACCTTGCTGCCACAGCGGGATGCCAGCTTGAATAATCAAGTGGATGTCTGGTTCCTCGACGGCTTCGCACCCGCCAAAAATCCTGATATGTGGAATGATACCCTGTTCAGTTCGATGGCGCGTATGGCCAGATCGGGAGGCACTTTTGCCACTTTCACCGCCGCCGGATTTGTGCGCCGAGGGTTACAGCAGGCAGGATTTGAGGTCGCTAAAGTGAAAGGCTTCGGGCAAAAACGTGAAATGCTGACTGGCACCTTACCACAAAGCCTCGATACGCAATGCGCCCCTTGGTATCACCGCCCCTCTGCTGCCCATGGTGATGATATCGCAATTGTCGGCGGCGGGATTGTCACTGCATTAACCGCATTGGCTTTGCAGCGCCGTGGGGCGAAGGTCACACTCTATTGCGCCGATACACAACCGGCACAGGGGGCATCCGGTAACCGGCAAGGTGCGCTCTACCCGCTGCTGAATGGCAAAAATGATGCACTGGAGGCTTTTTTCACCAGCGCCTTTACCTTTGCCCGCCGCCAATATGACCAATTGATTGAGCAAGGTATTCGTTTTGATCACCAGTGGTGCGGTGTTAGCCAATTAGCATTTGATGAAAAAAGCCGCGGCAAGATTGATAAGATGCTGCAAAGCCAGTGGCCGGAAGCTCTCGCCCAAGGGATGAACCGCGAACAACTCAGTGCGCTGGCCGGATTAGATTGCGCCCACGATGGCATACACTACCCTGCCGGTGGCTGGCTCTGCCCATCAGATCTCACCATCGCGCTCATAGCGCTGGGACAACAAAACGGCATGGTTTGCCATTATCAGCATGAATTGCAGCAGTTAGCGCAGATTGATGGGCAGTGGCAGCTAACCTTTGCACAAGCCGCCAAACAGCATGCCACCGTGATTCTGGCAACCGGTCACCGCTTACCCGAGTGGGAACAAACTCGCCATCTGCCGCTCTCTGCCGTGCGCGGCCAGGTATCGCATATCCCCACCACGCCCGTACTCAGTCAGTTACGGCAGGTTCTGTGCTATGACGGCTACCTAACACCTGTGAACCCCGCCAATCAGCATCACTGTATTGGGGCCAGTTATCAGCGCGGCGATGTCGCCACTGATTTTCGGGCTGACGAGCAGCAAGAGAACCGCGATCGACTCTTACGCTGCTTACCACAGGTGAGTTGGCCGCAACAGGTTGATATCAGTGATAATCAGGCCCGTTGTGGGGTGCGCTGTGCTATCCGTGACCATTTACCGATGGTCGGTGCGGTGCCGGAGTACGCCGCAACTCTGGCGCAGTATCAGGATCTGCCACGCAAAATTCAGCACGGTGATGAAATAGCCCCAGCCCCAGTGTGGCCGGAGTTATTTATGGTGGGTGCATTGGGGTCACGTGGTTTATGCAGTGCGCCACTGGTGGCTGAAATTCTGGCAGCACAGATATTTGGCGAGCCGCTACCACTGGATGCCTCTACCCTGGCGGCACTGAATCCTAACCGCTTCTGGATTCGAAAATTACTGAAAGGCAGACCGGTGCAACAGAGCTAA
- a CDS encoding YfcL family protein, which produces MIAEFETHILAQIDDMVEHASDDDLFAGGYLRGHLTLAVAESEEFGEHTAEQLHARVQASLEKAIKAGELSPPDQVLVLGLWDRLLEQAIK; this is translated from the coding sequence ATGATCGCAGAGTTTGAAACACACATCTTGGCGCAGATAGATGACATGGTAGAGCACGCCAGTGATGATGATTTATTTGCCGGTGGTTACCTGCGCGGTCATCTGACGTTAGCGGTGGCGGAGTCGGAAGAGTTCGGTGAACACACCGCCGAGCAGTTACATGCCCGCGTGCAAGCCAGTTTGGAAAAAGCCATCAAAGCCGGTGAGTTATCGCCACCGGATCAGGTTTTGGTGCTGGGATTGTGGGATCGTTTGCTGGAACAGGCTATTAAATAA